The region AAACTGTGACAACAGGAACCGCGGTTCAGCTGAGTGTTGCTGCAGTGGGAGCGACAACGTTGAGCTATCAGTGGAAACGCGACAACGTCGATCTCTCTGACGTAGGAAACATCTCGGGAGCGAACACCCCAACGCTCACCATCGCAAACGCCCAGGTGACCGATTCCGGTCCCTACAGCGTCACTGTGACTGACACTGCTGGTTCTGTTGATTCGCAAACGGTGCAGGTCAACGTGCTCGACATAGTGATCACATCGAACCCGCAGAGCCAGCGCGTCGAGCAAGGATCGACCGTGCAGTTCAGCGTCGGCGCAACAAGCTCCTCTCCGCTAAATTACCAATGGAAGTCTGTGATCAATGGGGTCACGAATAATGTCGTTAACGGTGCCAACGCATCAGGCGCGACGACATCCACCTTGACGCTCACAAACGTGCAGGTTGCACAATCCGGATTCTACCTCGTTAGCCTCTCAACGGGTTCGGGATCGGCCGATACAGGAGCGAATCTGGTCGTGAAATCGTATGCGGATTTCGCGAACTTCCTCGAGAACCCCGGTTTTGAGAACGATCCCGCAGGCGTGAATGAAAGCCCCTGGGTTCGGTTCGAATCGACCGATCCGAGCTTCGGTTCGCTGCAGGACGCAAATGACATCTACTTCGGTGGCGGAAACGTGAACGTGCATCAAGGCACCTACGTGAGCTTCACGACGTTTAACGCCGAATGGTCAGGCATCTATCAGGATGTGCCGGCTAGCCCGGGCCAGATCTTCGCAGCCGACATGTGGTTCTACAACCCCAGCGGCGATCCCATTCCTTCCGTTGGCGCTGATAGCGAGAGCTTCATCGAGGTGCAGTTCCGCAACGGCGGCACTGTTCTCCAGCAATACATCACCGAGTTCATCACTCCGGAAACTCCCCAGAATGTCTGGTTTAATCTGCAGGCAACGAACGCGGGCGGCTTCGGAACGATGCCCCCCACCTCGAATGCGAAGTATCTTGTCGCACCGCCGGGAACAACCACGGTGCGCTTTCAAGTGACGATGCATGACTTGGGAAACAGCCTGGGGAACGGTTCGCTCTACTACGACAGCGCCCGTCTCATGCTGAAGGTTCCGGCCGCGGTGAATCCCGTCGCGGTGGGGAACACCCTGCAACTGAACTGGAAATCCCAGGGCGCGACCACCTATCAGATCCAATACAAGGATAACCTTGGAGATCCATGGGCTGTGCTGGAAGAAATCGCAGGCACAGGCCAGGTGATTTCCCGTTCCTATCCGACCACTGGATCACAGCGTCTCTATCGGATCGTAACGCTGTAAGAAATAAAACTTCCCCGAAGCCGCCACCCGGCTTCGGGGATTACTGAATTGAGCTATGAGGATTGTGACCCGTTTTGCCCTTTCAATGATCACGCTTAAGTCCCGAAGGCAAACCCGCCGGGGTTTTACCTTGATTGAGTTGCTGGTCGTGATCGCCATCATAGCCATTCTTGCCGCGATGCTGCTCCCGGCGTTAAGCAAGGCGAAGGTCAAGGCACAGGGCATTCAGTGTTTGAACAACCTGCGCCAACTCCAATTGGGTTGGGTCCTTTATTCGAACGATAACAACGAAAAAATTGTTCAGACCGGCGGGACGGCATGGCTTGTTACCAATCCGACCGACGTCGATGCACAGCCGGGTGGGAAAAAGGCGAACTGGGTCTTGGGCGATGTAAACTACACGGATCCGGAATTGATCAGGAAGGGATTGCTGTTCCCTTACATCAACAACATTGATGTCTACAAATGCCCCGCCGATCGCAAACTCTCCAACATCGAAGCGGGCAGGCCGACGCGGCGCAGCATGTCCATGAACGCCTGGATGAATCCAATCAGCACAGAAACGCTGCTGAACGAAAACGTGGGGGTGCTCTTCAGGAAACAAAGCCAGATCCGCCGGCCTTCGGAAGTCTGGGTCACGATCGACGAGAATTCCGCGAGCATCAATGACGGCTGGTTTGTAGTCCGGGTTGGCACGAGTGCCTGGTACGATTACCCCGCGACTTACCACAATCGCGCGAGCGGCATGTCGTATGCCGACGGCCATTCAGAAATGCGCAAGTGGAGGGATAAGGAAGTCGTGAGTCTCAAACCGGAATCCAATGCCAGCCGAACGACGCGCGCCGACGGGAGCGTCGACGACCATCAGTGGCTGCAGCAACGGAGCACCGAGCCGAAGCTGTAGAGGAACGACCCGATGCGTTGCCGACAGACAGAAGGTAATCGGAATCGTTCCGTTTCTCAGCCGGGTTTCACGCTCATCGAGCTATTGGTTGTAATCGCGATCATCGCAATCCTTGCCGCGATGTTGTTGCCCGCGCTCAGCAAGGCCAAGGAAAAGGCGAAGGCCACCACCTGCCTCAGCAACAACAAGCAGATCGCTCTGGGCTTCGCAATGTATGCGTCCGACAACAACGATTTTCTTCCGCCCTTGAACACAGGTGTCTTTCCCGCAGTGACGACGGAATGGTGGTTCGTGATTCTCGATCAGGGCAAATACCTGACGAGCTCGGCTGTTTCGAACAATGTCTGGCGTTGCTCGGCTGTGAAAGACTCAGACATCGATCCCGGCACGGTGGCGTATTTCAGGTCGCCTTGCGAAGGCTACGGACCTCTCGAGGGCAACACTTACACGAGCGGCGTGGTCCGCTACGGCAAGAACATGGATGGATCGCCGCTCGGCAGCCGCAAGTTCACGCAGATTCGCCGGGCCAGCCAGATCTGGCTGATCGGCGACGTGGGCGTCACCAAGAGCGGTGTGCGTTTCGACCAATTACCTGCAGCGGGCTATTGGACCGATGTCGTCACGAAACAGCCCGATCCGGGCCGCGGCTGGACCGTTGCTCCCTACAAGCAGCCTGCTGCGCGCCACAACAAACGCGCGGTGTTCTCGTTTTGCGACGGTCACGTTGAGAGTTGGACCTGGACAAATTTGCGCCAGAACCTTGGCGATGTCTTTGCGGTGAATTCCCTTTAACGGTTTGAACTATGAGCAATTTCCTGATGGCACTTGAAAACCCGGCGTCGTTGCGCCGCTTTCGGCAGGCCGCCACCTTTGCGGCAGGATTCATGGTCTCCATTGCAAGCGTTCTTGCAGGGGACGACAAAGTGGAAGCCCTTCTCGGCCAAATGACGCTTGAGGAGAAAATTGGCCAGATGACTCAGGTCGACTCCGAGGCGCTCAAGGACAAGTCGCACATCGAAAAATATTTTCTCGGCTCAGTGCTCAGCGGTGGCGGCTCGGATCCCGTTGATAACATGCCCCAAGGGTGGCTTAAGCTCGCGAACGACTGCCAGTTTTGGGCGCAAAAAACGCGGCTCAAAATTCCGCTGTTGTACGGCGTCGATGCGGTGCACGGGCATAACAACGTCATCGGAGCCGTGATTTTCCCACACAACATTGGCCTCGGAGCGACAAGGAATCCTGGGCTCGTCGAGCAGGCCGCGCGCGTGACAGCAAGGGAAGTGGCGGGCACCGGCATCAATTGGACCTTCGCTCCGTGCGTTGCCGTTGCCCAGGATCCCCGCTGGGGGCGCACCTATGAGAGCTTCTCGGACTCCTCCGAGCTCGCTGGGGAATTGGGGCTTGCAGCGCTTCGCGGCTTCCAGGGCAACAGCTTTTCTCAACCCGGCTCCGTCCTGGCATGCGTGAAGCACTTCGTTGGAGATGGCGGCACAAGCGAGGGCCGCGATCAGGGCGACATGGTTGTCGATGAAGCCACGCTGCGGCGCGTTCACCTGGCACCGTATCTTCCTTCGATCAAAGCGGGCGCAGCTTCAATCATGGCATCGTTCAGCAGTTGGAACGGAAAGAAGATGCACGAGCACAAGCACCTTCTTACCGACGTGCTTAAGGGGGAACTTGGATTCAAAGGTTTTGTCGTGTCTGACTGGGCAGCCATCGATCAGCTTCCTTACGATTACAAGGGCAGCATTGAAGCTTCGATCAACGCGGGCCTGGATATGGTAATGGTTCCCAACGGACCCGGGCAGGCGAACAACTATGTGGAGTTCATCACAAAGCTAACGGAGCTCGTGAATGAGAAGCGCGTGGCAATGACGCGAATCGATGATGCAGTACGCCGGATCCTCAAGGCTAAAATGGATGCTGGGGTCTTCGCCAACCGGCCAGTGGATCCCGCCCTGACGGCAGCCATTGGATCCGCGGAACATCGCAGTGTAGCGCGCCAGGCTGTTCGGGAATCGTTGGTAGTGTTGAAAAACGATTCCAAAATTTTGCCGCTTGCCAGGAACAACAACCGAATCGCCGTCGTGGGAAAAGCCGCGGATGATCTCGGGGTTCAATGCGGCGGATGGACGATCAGCTGGCAGGGGGATAGCGGAAATATTACGCGCGGCGGCACAACCCTGCTCCAGGCCATTCGTAAAAGCATCGGCGCTGACAGCCGGGTCTCGTACTCTGCCGACGCAAACGATCTTGGGAATCCAAACGTGGTGATTGTTGTCATAGGCGAAAAACCGTACGCGGAAATGAAGGGCGACCGGCAGGAGCTGCAGCTGGCAGCGGAAGACCTGGCGCTGGTGCGCAGGGCGAAGGCCAGTGGCGCGCGCGTGCTCACAGTGCTGTTCTCCGGACGGCCCCTCGTCCTGGGCGAAGCCCTGCAAGCGAGTGACGCGTTTGTGGCAGCATGGCTTCCTGGAACAGAAGGTTTGGGCATCTCCGACGTCCTGTTCGGGGATTTCAAACCAACCGGAAAACTCCCTCGGCCATGGCCGAAAGGACCTGAGGTTACATCCACGGCTTTGAAGTCGGCGACTCATGCGCTGTTCCCCTTCGGTTTTGGTCTGACTTTTGACAAGGAGGTGAAAACTGCCGCCGCGCAGTGATTGGCACAGAGGAAACCCGCGCTGCGACTCGTGGGGCTTCTCCCCACTTGTGATCTTCGGCAGCTCGCCATGAACATGCGCGTTGGTCGATGCGAATCCTTTTTGTTCATGATCGCTTTGGAGCGATGGCGGGAGCTGAAGTCAACCTGCTGGTCACAGCCAGGGAACTGAAGAACCGCGGCCATTCCCTGGCAATACTGCATGGTCCATCGACGGGCCGGGCTGAAGCGGAATGGATCCGCGTGTTCGAGAAATGCTATTCCCTCAGTTCGGGCAACTCTTCCGTGGCTGAAGTCATCCGCGATTTCGAACCCGACGCCGTTTACGTACACAAAATGGCCG is a window of Verrucomicrobiia bacterium DNA encoding:
- a CDS encoding immunoglobulin domain-containing protein — translated: MLIAPIIAAAAMLLGAAESHAQVTVKVDSTKTWQGFNNVVGTNGFASYAFGSAWGLADLRAEFLPANSPSGWPFSTVGIMRPNVNTYDIANEFWNLPDGTANKLIEANWYVDVGTQFAGQAVTFEGTVISNSIPMTDLGGLPTVTPDAAWHVVAFIKEFTASYGFIGITTTTNLSPGAFTVTRNIGAGSVCQYGFYTFGPNTAPSSPDAFTGLAVVVEDSDPAITTQPVGQTVTTGTAVQLSVAAVGATTLSYQWKRDNVDLSDVGNISGANTPTLTIANAQVTDSGPYSVTVTDTAGSVDSQTVQVNVLDIVITSNPQSQRVEQGSTVQFSVGATSSSPLNYQWKSVINGVTNNVVNGANASGATTSTLTLTNVQVAQSGFYLVSLSTGSGSADTGANLVVKSYADFANFLENPGFENDPAGVNESPWVRFESTDPSFGSLQDANDIYFGGGNVNVHQGTYVSFTTFNAEWSGIYQDVPASPGQIFAADMWFYNPSGDPIPSVGADSESFIEVQFRNGGTVLQQYITEFITPETPQNVWFNLQATNAGGFGTMPPTSNAKYLVAPPGTTTVRFQVTMHDLGNSLGNGSLYYDSARLMLKVPAAVNPVAVGNTLQLNWKSQGATTYQIQYKDNLGDPWAVLEEIAGTGQVISRSYPTTGSQRLYRIVTL
- a CDS encoding prepilin-type N-terminal cleavage/methylation domain-containing protein, which translates into the protein MRIVTRFALSMITLKSRRQTRRGFTLIELLVVIAIIAILAAMLLPALSKAKVKAQGIQCLNNLRQLQLGWVLYSNDNNEKIVQTGGTAWLVTNPTDVDAQPGGKKANWVLGDVNYTDPELIRKGLLFPYINNIDVYKCPADRKLSNIEAGRPTRRSMSMNAWMNPISTETLLNENVGVLFRKQSQIRRPSEVWVTIDENSASINDGWFVVRVGTSAWYDYPATYHNRASGMSYADGHSEMRKWRDKEVVSLKPESNASRTTRADGSVDDHQWLQQRSTEPKL
- a CDS encoding prepilin-type N-terminal cleavage/methylation domain-containing protein, translated to MRCRQTEGNRNRSVSQPGFTLIELLVVIAIIAILAAMLLPALSKAKEKAKATTCLSNNKQIALGFAMYASDNNDFLPPLNTGVFPAVTTEWWFVILDQGKYLTSSAVSNNVWRCSAVKDSDIDPGTVAYFRSPCEGYGPLEGNTYTSGVVRYGKNMDGSPLGSRKFTQIRRASQIWLIGDVGVTKSGVRFDQLPAAGYWTDVVTKQPDPGRGWTVAPYKQPAARHNKRAVFSFCDGHVESWTWTNLRQNLGDVFAVNSL
- a CDS encoding glycoside hydrolase family 3 N-terminal domain-containing protein; translated protein: MSNFLMALENPASLRRFRQAATFAAGFMVSIASVLAGDDKVEALLGQMTLEEKIGQMTQVDSEALKDKSHIEKYFLGSVLSGGGSDPVDNMPQGWLKLANDCQFWAQKTRLKIPLLYGVDAVHGHNNVIGAVIFPHNIGLGATRNPGLVEQAARVTAREVAGTGINWTFAPCVAVAQDPRWGRTYESFSDSSELAGELGLAALRGFQGNSFSQPGSVLACVKHFVGDGGTSEGRDQGDMVVDEATLRRVHLAPYLPSIKAGAASIMASFSSWNGKKMHEHKHLLTDVLKGELGFKGFVVSDWAAIDQLPYDYKGSIEASINAGLDMVMVPNGPGQANNYVEFITKLTELVNEKRVAMTRIDDAVRRILKAKMDAGVFANRPVDPALTAAIGSAEHRSVARQAVRESLVVLKNDSKILPLARNNNRIAVVGKAADDLGVQCGGWTISWQGDSGNITRGGTTLLQAIRKSIGADSRVSYSADANDLGNPNVVIVVIGEKPYAEMKGDRQELQLAAEDLALVRRAKASGARVLTVLFSGRPLVLGEALQASDAFVAAWLPGTEGLGISDVLFGDFKPTGKLPRPWPKGPEVTSTALKSATHALFPFGFGLTFDKEVKTAAAQ